The nucleotide sequence CGTTCATCGAGGGTCTTTCAAAATGTTGGTATAGACTTCTGTGGTCCCTTCCAAATTAAACAGTCACGGATTAGAAAGTCTATAACGACAAAGGCATATATAGCATTGTTTGTTTGCTTTTCTGTGAAGGCAATTCATATGGAGTTACTCTCTGATCTAACAACAGATActtttttagcttcattaaaaagattcatttctagaaggggtaaaccatccaagatcttttgtgacaatggtgccacattcaagggagcaaataatcaacttcaaaaacttctaaacgacaacattaagttaaacaacttttgccttgatgataaaattgaattttgcttcatcccaagttattctccagtatttgggggtctatgggaggccggggtgaagagtgctaaatatcatataaaaagggtgatgggaaataatattttaacatatgaggagtttaatactttgattactcaagttgaaggaatattaaattcaaggcctcttatggcaattaataatgattcctctgacttagaatatttgaccccaggtcattttctaataggtgctcctttgacaactttccctgaaactaatttaactgagattcctgaaaatagattaaaattttgGAGGTTGTGTGTTCAAATGCAGCAGCATTTTTGGCAAAGGCGGTACCAAGATTATCTAACACAACTTCAAAACAGACCTAAATGGAGAAAATCGTTGCCAAATTTACAAGAAGGCATGCTTGTGCTTGTAAAGGAGGACAATGTTTCTTCTTTTGGGTGGCCTATAGCAAGGATTAATAAAGTTATTCCTGGTAAAGACGGAAAGGTAAGAGTGGtggaagtaaaaactaaaaagggaacatacttacgttctgtcacaaaaattgctgttcttccaattaacgatgaacaaatttaaattattttttttttttttcaatttataataataaataaaatttaactttataactatttctatttaaatttaaaactttgtaaaagttttatacttatataagcaataaattctttaaaaaatgtgtaaaaaaaaggggtggaatatattgttttggtatcaaaaccaaggccccccagcatgttggagaaataaattcccaacattaatatttagtaaaactatattttgtttcaatattttatttagtggtttgcgccttgtgtacacttcacaaagatgtttctatgtttttatgttctataattcaaagtgtacacaaaggcgcaatattaaaaaaaaagttcgttgccaaggtgttgttatatagaataataagataataaaaaacgggaaagtagggcgtgtgtgtaaaattatttccttggtgttgcaaaaatccaacaAGGTGAAAAGACCCAGCCCAATATGAATGTAATAAATGTATAGTCTTATTAAGGacatattatgtattgtttaatgTTTTGATAACAGAGACTGTAACTCTAGAATCTGTATTATATTTGGGTTTCTTTAACTAAAATTACTATTTTGTAATCTAATATTTATACgtttttaaaatgtatataatgAGTACATAGATACCTATATTTGCATAATTTTGACTATTAGATTACAACACAAATCTCAGTTGCTGATACTAAAACATTTAATAAGGAAATACATATGTATTACTAAGAGAAGGGATTCTATATACAATATTCCAAAAATTTTACTACTTTGAAAGCAGAGACTGTAATAATTctagaatatattatataaatatttctTTAACTAAAAGTACTTATTTTGTAATGCAATATttatacttttttaaaatgtcCAGTATATTATGTGGTCATTAGATTACAACAGAAATCTCAGTTGATGATAATTTGAATAAGGAAATATTACCACATACTAAGAGAGTGATTTTATATACAATATTCCAAAAATTTTAGTATATGTagttggttcgctaaactcgacacaactggctagtgattttagtaatttaataaaaaataattactaaatagttagtaattttgccaattttgacaaaaaacaaaaaaatatcctactaaaatcactagccagttctgtctgagtttagcgaaccgactatactttGGCCTATAAAGAAATAGTAAAATATGGGATGATGTACATGTAGATGGTTGTCTATCAATAGTATCACAAAAAGCCTGTCAAAATCAGGGTGTTGAAAGTAAGAGTGTACATAAATAATGTAATAAGAGCAAAATGCAAAAGGAAAAAAGCAATGAATAAGGTTATATAAAGAGAGTAAAACCAAGGAATTCATAAAAGGTTTTAGATTTTCAATACAGAACCGAAAAAAGGAAACCATGGGTTTGTTAAGTACAGAAACGGTTGAATTATATTTAATTGAGAAATAATACAATGTTATAGTATACTATATTATATTATCACTATTCATTCATCACTATTCCTCAGATTCCTAGAATCACTTCTAGCCAATTTTTCTGCTATCTTCTTTAAAACAACAGTTTGTCGCTTTATGGCATTAATCTTTTGTTTTTCATATTCACACCTTTGAGCATATctcgtttttaaaagaaaatatttacgtCTTCTATGCTCTCGCAGATCCTTCCTTATTCCTTCCAAAGCAGTCATCTTTCCACTCTTTGATCTACTTTCTACCTTCTTCTTGGATGTTGTGGCTCTTACAACATCTACAGTTACAGGCTCTTCGCTAATGGCTGGTTCTGGAGGTCTAATCTTGGATGGTCCTGGTTCACTTACTGGCATACTTAATGGCACAATGGCTTCTGTAGCAGTCAATAAGACTCTGAGAAACACATTCTTTTTGCCTCCATATAACTCATTCATCTCTTCAAAGTACTCGAAAACCCGTCTACCACGTCCAGTTTTGTTTTGGTTATCGACGAATTTCTTATAATTTCTTTCGAGTACCTTGAAGCGATTCTCGCAATTTAGGGCAGAGTAATTTAGCCCCATACTTATAAACTTTGATGCAATTACCTGCCACATTTTTTTGAGACTCTTCATCTTTAGTTTTCCCACCGAGTCTCTGTACTTTTTATATAGCTCTATAAGGATTTTTGTGGCGTTACTTGACCACTGTACGTTTGTGTATTCACCACGATCATCTATGGCTCCAGTAGAATTGTTTGTCAACGGGAAAACTAAAATTTCTTCTATTAAATTACCtacaaataaaaacaataaatgcttTGATTTGAGACTTCGCTAATGTCTTACCACTatccattttaaaaatgaaaataaaatcaATCTTCCAATTCAAATTCCAATAAATGAAATAACTTCAAAAGATCAAACAAACACGTGAAAGTAAATCGAGTAAATCCTGAAAGTGAAAATAACGGTTTGAGGTTGGATTTTGGATTTGACATGACAATATCATTTGTCATCTATCAAATGccaattttaatttaataaaatgtgTTCCAGCCACTGCCAAGAACTGAATCGATTCTGAATTAGCTAGGAATTGACATGCGCACTCAAAAGTTCCGTATTAGTTCTGAAAATGTCTGCTGGAATAAACCTAATGGTTATGACCCAGATGTCATCAATAAACTCCAACATAAAAGAGAGCTCAGATTACTTCAGCAGTCCGCTCTTTCTTCTACTTCATCTGCAATAACTCCGATTTATGCTTCATTACCTTTCCATAACCCCAATTTATTTGAAAGAGTTAAATATATTATCACCAATTCATGTGATAacataaaaatttcttttaaagttaataacaACCTTAACAAGAGTTTGACCAATACTAAGGATCCAATCCACTACATGAACCGTAGTGGTGTATATAAACTCTCTTGCTCAGATTGTGATGCTACCTACATCGGTAGAACTTGCAGATCTCTTACCGCCAGATCCCTAGAACATAGTAAGAGAGATACTACTTCCTCTTTTTCACATCATCttaaagtcaataaacatgaacttaagattcctgagggTGTCCAGTTGGTGCACAATATACAGCAGCAAAACACACTCCGATTGGACTTGTGCCAATTGTGTGAATatacaaacatcccttaaccgtaATTTTACTCCCATTCACCGCCAGCTATTTTCCTAAATTCCTTCTGTTTCAATTTATCCTTCATACATAATAACTTTCCTTACTTTACCCTTAAACCTTTAACTTAATCTTCCATTTCATACTTCACTCCCTTCTATTTCCAAAACCTCCTTACACACTAATCAGTCTTACTCTACAAACCCCCTGTAACATCCACATAACTAACTCACCCTTTGCCCCATTTCTTACCCTATTTTTCCTTTATAAATCATTGACCTTATTTATTTGCCTATTCGTCACTTGGGTCTTCACTTCATTCTTTGGTATTTTCCAAATTGTTTTACTTCTCTAGTAATTTAATTCTTTTTATACAGGTCTTCTTTATTTTTACTTATCTCTAAAATTcaaagtcaaaaaaacgtcgtaaaaactgatacgtttgattgtccaacttttgtccacacttgtccaggcatttcttttaattgtccaccttttatttatttaaattagcaataattaccgtttgttagtaaaaatgccaaaaaatgagaatttttggaaattttttttcacgtttgattgtccatcgaatgtccacccttgtccagtaaattttttttggttcaccttttgtttacgagatactaaaaaaacgtgaaataaggcccaacaccccgaagtcaaaaaaacgtcgtaaaaactaatacgtttgattgtccaactgttgtccacacttgtacaggcattttttttaattgtccaccttttatttatttaaattagcaataattatcgtttgttagtaaaaatgccaaaaaatgagaattttggaaattttttttcacgtttgattgtccatcgaatgtccacACTTGTTcagcaaaaactttttttttgtccacctttttgGTCAGGACTAAACCAAAAAGTTATCAGGACTAAAAGCTTTGGATTGTCCAATAGTTGTCCATTCGTGTTCAGACATTTTCATTACTTGTGAAACATTGGTTTTTTCTCAGCAATATGTTTTAGTTAGGTAGCAACAATGGATCATGAATGCGAATtccaaaaaatgatatttttattcaACGCCGTGTAGGAAAGGTTACTTTTCCACACGCTCGAGCGATGCAATATTCGCATTTTCACACATTGTTGAATAAAATATCGTTCTTAACTAGTGTGGAACAGTTTTTTAACTCATCTGATTACAATGCTCGCTTCGGCTCGCATTGCAACCCTCAGATtcgtttaaaaaaacttttccaCACTAGTGAAGAAATATAGTATTGTTTGtttgatgtttttaacttttactaTTGTTTAGGAAGAAAATTTTCGTTGTACATTTTTAGCCTAAGAGATAATtagaaaatgatacatatatttGACCCATAATGCCAAGCACCTGGACTTTGAAAAAAGGTCGTAAAAACTAATAGATTTGACTGTCCAACTGATGCGATGTCTAGAcatattttggcattttttttatttgtacactttctatttttcttttttttttgttgatcgcAATTGCGATCATAGCGTAAAAGCTATGAACAGGCAACTTGCTCATCAGTtatagttatttgaaaaagtgttcaattcattttctaaaatacatatacttgaaaatattctATTTAATTATATTACATGTAAAATAGTTCAGTTTTCTGTCCGCAGCGTGGACGAAAGTGAGATTTTTAGCCTGTGTTCGAATAAATATCTCTTCGCACCATGGACAGAATTTTTTATTCACTCGTATGATTATTTCATGTGTACATACGAACACAAATTTCACACATGCAAAAAAAAAGCATTTTCATGCTTCAGCCACAAAAAGCGTGATTTTTGTACGTGTGCGTAACGCAAAATCACAATTTTTGAGCCTTCACCATGAAAAATTAGCTATTTATCCGTGGTGCAAAATGTACTACCATTGATTTTGTTTGACTAAGTTACGACCAAGATATTTAGTCTCTTGTAAATATTACTGAATTTGGCATTATAGTTGCTGAGAATATACGTCTTAATTACCGTTGGGGCAAGCTTCTTGGATAATCATACCTTTCGATTTTGAACGACTATTTCCAAAGTCGAATTGCTGCGCTTTTTGTCAATCTCAAAATATTGTTGAATCCATATTTTTCATAAACGTTGAACAAAAAAAACTTCCTGCTGGACAAGAGTGGATATTCGATAGACAATCAAGCGTAAaagacaaatttttcaaaaatttgcacTTTCTGAAGATTTTGAtaacaaattaaaattattgatataaaatgtaaaAGAAAGATGGACAGGTAAAAAAAATGCTTGGACACGTGTGGAAAACTGTTGGACAATTAAACGTAGCGGTTTTCACgacttttttttcatttaggaGTGCGGGGccttatttcttgtttttttttaaatctcttgAACAAAAGATAGACAGAAAAAACTTTTAGCTAAACAAGGATGGAAATTCGGTTGAcaataaaatatgaaaaaatttttcaaaaatagtatattacataactaggacttattttatttacgagTGTGAAGTTTGTACACAGAGGCGAAGCTGAGATTTACAATCATACGAGTAAATAttagatttgtttttttttcttgacatttttattaaaaaactacaactattcctataataaataaaaaagtggaaaagtaaaaaaaaatgcctGAACACGTGTGGCAAAAATTGGACAATCGAAACCTGTCAGTTTTGACGACTTTATCTCGAATTCGGAAAACTGTACTTTTTCCCGgtccgaaaaattattttaaactatatttttcaaaaaaggtggacaaaaaaactttttgctggacaagggtggacattcgacggacaataaaacgtgaaaaaaatttccaaaaattctcaatttttggcatttttactaacaaacaataattattgctaatttaaataaacaaaaggtggacaattaaaaaaatgcctggacaagtgtggacaacagttggacaatcaaacgtatcagtttttacgacttTTTTTTTTACTTCGGGGTGTTGGTCCTTATTTcgcgtttttttagtatctcgtaaacaaaaggtggacaagaaaaaagtttttgctggacaagtgtggacattcgatggacaatcaaacgtgaacaAAAATTTCCAAagttctcattttttggcatttttactaacaaacga is from Diabrotica virgifera virgifera chromosome 9, PGI_DIABVI_V3a and encodes:
- the LOC114340190 gene encoding uncharacterized protein LOC114340190 yields the protein MDSGNLIEEILVFPLTNNSTGAIDDRGEYTNVQWSSNATKILIELYKKYRDSVGKLKMKSLKKMWQVIASKFISMGLNYSALNCENRFKVLERNYKKFVDNQNKTGRGRRVFEYFEEMNELYGGKKNVFLRVLLTATEAIVPLSMPVSEPGPSKIRPPEPAISEEPVTVDVVRATTSKKKVESRSKSGKMTALEGIRKDLREHRRRKYFLLKTRYAQRCEYEKQKINAIKRQTVVLKKIAEKLARSDSRNLRNSDE